A single Cherax quadricarinatus isolate ZL_2023a chromosome 4, ASM3850222v1, whole genome shotgun sequence DNA region contains:
- the LOC128684294 gene encoding forkhead box protein B1-like — translation MPRPCRESYGDQKPPYSYISLTAMAIWNSPEKMCTLAEIYKFIMDNFPYYRKNTQRWQNSLRHNLSFNDCFIKIPRRPDRPGKGAYWTLHPSAMNMFENGSFLRRRKRFKIPKPEKDALEAGLAQINNPLRCLEASRCSGETLLGASASVSLPSLHHQGKQPFTVESLAASDAKLPQQLPPMPPVSLPLGFLPPPMPHTALTHRPLPFPPTDLPLSPTHPPPTLPTTTQYSPYPLPHMLHHPPPLTPSLHHLYAAAAMAASLTPCGGAAPLVRPAAVHMSHLTLASLSVLNPFTSSLPLRPQAVAPRTSTATITAALASTASDYSVSRLLASKSPTPLLRHPMMPPTSTAALLHHSQFHDFSHDDDDEPIHVEDDDDDQEAPSAHTRIPSGGVSPEEDAAETTNSGKLLSRQELGVRVEREGASQVPSEELFLRTSPSVRSI, via the coding sequence ATGCCGCGCCCCTGCCGCGAGAGTTACGGCGATCAGAAGCCGCCGTACTCGTACATCTCCCTCACCGCCATGGCCATCTGGAACAGCCCGGAGAAGATGTGTACACTGGCGGAGATCTACAAGTTTATTATGGACAACTTCCCCTACTACCGCAAGAACACTCAACGCTGGCAGAACTCTCTGCGTCACAACCTCTCCTTCAACGACTGCTTTATCAAGATCCCTCGTCGCCCTGATAGACCCGGCAAGGGCGCCTACTGGACCCTACACCCGTCCGCCATGAACATGTTTGAGAACGGTAGCTTCTTGCGCCGCAGGAAGAGGTTTAAGATACCTAAGCCTGAGAAGGATGCGCTGGAGGCGGGTTTGGCGCAAATCAACAACCCTCTGCGATGCCTGGAGGCGTCACGGTGCTCTGGAGAGACGCTGTTGGGGGCCTCTGCCAGCGTCAGTCTGCCCTCCCTTCACCACCAGGGTAAACAACCCTTTACTGTGGAGTCTCTGGCCGCCTCCGATGCCAAGCTGCCCCAGCAACTGCCGCCCATGCCGCCCGTGTCGTTGCCCCTGGGGTTTCTGCCGCCTCCAATGCCCCATACCGCCCTCACACACCGCCCACTGCCCTTCCCGCCCACTGACCTGCCGCTATCGCCCACCCACCCGCCACCCACGCTACCGACCACCACCCAGTACTCGCCCTACCCACTGCCACACATGCTGCACCACCCACCgcccctcacaccctcactgcaCCACCTGTACGCTGCAGCGGCCATGGCGGCATCACTGACGCCGTGTGGAGGGGCGGCGCCCTTGGTGAGACCCGCTGCGGTGCATATGTCGCACCTCACCCTGGCCTCACTCTCAGTTCTAAATCCCTTCACCTCGTCGCTACCTCTCCGACCTCAAGCCGTGGCTCCACGCACCTCCACGGCAACTATAACAGCAGCTCTGGCCTCCACAGCTTCAGATTATTCAGTCTCACGACTCTTGGCCTCAAAGTCCCCCACACCGTTGCTCAGACACCCAATGATGCCTCCGACGTCCACAGCTGCGCTGCTACATCATTCACAGTTCCACGACTTCAGTCACGATGACGATGACGAGCCTATCCACGTTGAAGACGACGACGATGATCAAGAAGCACCATCAGCACACACACGAATCCCCTCGGGAGGAGTTTCTCCCGAGGAAGACGCTGCGGAAACGACCAATAGCGGCAAACTCCTTTCTCGGCAGGAACTTGGGGTCCGAGTAGAGCGGGAAGGAGCCTCGCAGGTGCCGTCAGAAGAGCTGTTCCTTCGTACGTCTCCTTCTGTACGTTCCATTTGA